Proteins encoded in a region of the Plodia interpunctella isolate USDA-ARS_2022_Savannah chromosome 27, ilPloInte3.2, whole genome shotgun sequence genome:
- the LOC128681430 gene encoding probable inactive tRNA-specific adenosine deaminase-like protein 3 — protein sequence MEEPPMKKMKPETIKEIIENIIKVLTESKNNLKAVLSQDLYDNIPKTKVYAGQIKDPKELSKVIQILNEKLPLKTLQHLKRVRKKDVLLFTSSELNNATTIQEFLEEIVPELSSSFEYFKEIDVPALAPKLKRQSIEANRLWSCNFHPNSYLEQLASDNCFNDGELKTHKECMRMAFEIARKHLMHNLISSIDNIQNLNACVVYDPSIQSVVAVSFDNRENHPIQHSAMIAIDNVAKTQHGGAWCTDNKGNIRLSGIDSELLTYLREKFENTNFGAKAFRPKSEITDDTYGPYLCTGYYVYMIREPCLMCAMALVHARVKRVFFCIDNPNFGSLKSRTELQSVPFLNHHFEVFTGFLL from the coding sequence atggAGGAACCACctatgaaaaaaatgaaaccTGAAACTATTAAGGAAATCAtagaaaatatcataaaagtgCTCACAGAATCTAAGAACAATTTGAAAGCTGTCCTTAGTCAGGATTTGTATGACAATATACCTAAAACAAAGGTGTATGCTGGACAAATTAAAGACCCAAAAGAATTATCAAAAgtgattcaaattttgaatgaaaaattgcCTCTGAAAACTTTACAGCATTTGAAAAGAGTGAGAAAAAAAGATGTTCTATTATTTACTTCATCCGAATTGAACAATGCAACAACTATTCAAGAATTTCTAGAAGAAATTGTGCCAGAGTTGAGTTCAAgctttgaatatttcaaagaaatagATGTGCCAGCATTGGCTCCTAAGTTAAAAAGGCAGTCCATAGAAGCAAATAGATTATGGTCTTGTAATTTTCATCCAAATTCATATTTAGAACAACTGGCCAGTGACAATTGTTTTAATGATGGTGAACTTAAAACACATAAGGAGTGCATGAGAATGGCTTTTGAGATAGCCAGAAAGCATTTAATGCACAATTTAATCTCTTCCATAGACAatattcagaatttaaatGCATGTGTTGTTTATGACCCATCTATACAGTCAGTTGTTGCTGTATCATTTGATAATCGTGAAAATCATCCAATCCAACACAGTGCAATGATTGCCATAGATAATGTAGCGAAAACGCAACATGGCGGTGCTTGGTGCACAGATAACAAAGGAAATATAAGACTCAGTGGCATAGATTCAGAACTATTGACATATTTGAGagagaaatttgaaaatacaaattttggaGCAAAAGCTTTTCGTCCCAAGTCTGAAATTACAGATGATACATACGGACCCTACTTGTGTACAGggtattatgtttatatgaTCAGAGAGCCGTGTTTAATGTGCGCAATGGCTCTTGTTCATGCCAGAGTGAAACGGGTATTTTTCTGCATAGACAATCCAAATTTTGGAAGTTTGAAATCTAGAACAGAGCTGCAGAgtgttccatttttaaatcatcattTTGAAGTGTTTACcggatttttattatag